The following proteins are co-located in the Triplophysa dalaica isolate WHDGS20190420 chromosome 2, ASM1584641v1, whole genome shotgun sequence genome:
- the si:ch211-89o9.4 gene encoding uncharacterized protein si:ch211-89o9.4 yields MKTTQNTDQRKRNSSYAHPPDVDINPLPPSAFTCVPPPIGTPQAILLRLAQIQAQLVLNLINNLTTGNQSSGNPFVLLYLLQAAQRTPYLSMYQPQSVVPLSHLLHRQNVNSTTHIVNPPSPNGTRVSSVTEIRALTAEGPFQAKEVFQETARNTTQRMQSIKPLDKNVSSRSMNAIKSPTNVMTPLDRQVLNTLDMGEKERHPVQHLPSESLRKALASLDLSLEDLELLSHCPDDHLTQEMLPLIIQDMQKRKEAKAVKQTSPKTYNMPRVIEYGHVSKTSDQAESQRKSSYTYDMHNGRGNLKIKHSQLQKEQSASPFSYSLHSPYGPLCDSHTHGALPERFIAHDFINRNLSPQSRTRKRDSSERRSKIFLRRLQHGHAEVTRNRPGSVFNSSGLRHSLISPGHIETRHFMSSDVMTKGHDELSFTTVTSERNTESVIIQKPVDMENVKTSTKTQGVIRLSRIPLDFSESELIQMASPFGKPVEVLMATEIDMVTRLEWKKALVFLPSEISAQEMVKVYSAIPPHMRRQSLELVSQSLYLTSSVSVFHAFVGPSTSNGLLTPVDHLLVVCNVPREPCAATGVLRLLKPFGQVFRTLVFNGNKVDVDQCLRNNNCIQMVLEMESAAVALSVYEWSQKIPCIYHNHNLSFIRGSHIELNIPEVKST; encoded by the exons ATGAAGACCACACAGAATACAGACCAAAGGAAAAGAAACTCCAG ttatgCACATCCCCCTGATGTCGACATCAACCCGTTGCCTCCCAGTGCCTTCACCTGCGTGCCACCGCCAATTGGAACCCCACAAGCTATCCTATTAAGACTAGCCCAAATTCAGGCTCAACTGGTCTTAAACCTGATAAATAACCTTACAACTGGAAATCAAAGTTCTGGGAATCCCTTTGTCCTTCTATATCTCCTGCAGGCTGCTCAAAGAACCCCATATTTGTCCATGTATCAACCGCAAAGTGTTGTTCCCCTTTCTCATCTACTACatagacaaaatgtaaattctacCACACACATAGTAAACCCTCCGTCACCAAATGGTACAAGGGTGTCATCAGTGACAGAAATAAGAGCGCTCACGGCGGAGGGTCCCTTTCAAGCAAAAGAGGTCTTTCAGGAGACAGCAAGGAACACAACGCAACGAATGCAATCTATAAAACCACTTGACAAAAATGTGTCCAGTAGGTCAATGAATGCCATTAAAAGTCCCACCAATGTCATGACACCACTTGATAGACAGGTTTTAAACACTTTGGACATGGGAGAAAAAGAGCGACATCCAGTGCAACATCTTCCATCGGAAAGTCTGCGGAAAGCTTTAGCCAGCCTTGATCTTTCTCTAGAAGACCTAGAATTACTGAGTCACTGCCCAGATGATCATCTAACACAAGAGATGCTCCCCCTTATCATACAAGACATGCAAAAGCGTAAAGAAGCGAAGGCCGTAAAACAGACGTCTCCTAAAACATACAACATGCCAAGGGTCATTGAATATGGCCATGTTAGCAAGACCTCGGATCAAGCGGAGTCACAAAGAAAGTCATCATACACTTATGATATGCATAATGGCAGAGGAAATCTGAAAATTAAACACAGTCAATTGCAGAAAGAACAGTCTGCATCTCCTTTCTCGTACAGTTTGCATAGTCCCTACGGACCCCTGTGTGATTCCCATACCCATGGAGCCCTCCCAGAAAGATTCATTGCACATGATTTTATTAATAGGAATTTGTCTCCTCAGTCTAGAACACGAAAAAGAGATTCATCAG agaGAAGATCGAAAATCTTCCTTAGGAGGCTACAACATGGACACGCTGAGGTTACCAGAAATAGGCCTGGTTCTGTCTTTAACTCCTCTGGCTTAAGACATAGCCTTATTTCTCCAGGCCATATTGAGACAAGACATTTTATGTCTTCTGATGTCATGACAAAAGGTCACGATGAGCTGTCATTTACAACTGTGACGTCAGAAAGAAATACTGAATCCGTCATCATTCAGAAACCAGTGGAcatggaaaatgtaaaaacatcaaCTAAAACT CAAGGTGTGATTCGATTGTCTCGAATCCCTCTTGATTTCTCTGAGAGTGAACTTATTCAAATGGCATCTCCCTTTGGTAAACCTGTCGAGGTTCTAATGGCAACTGAGATTGACATGGTAACTCGTCTAGAATGGAAAAAG GCTTTGGTGTTTCTTCCATCTGAGATATCAGCCCAGGAGATGGTGAAGGTTTATTCTGCTATCCCACCTCATATGAGACGGCAAAGTTTGGAGCTGGTTTCCCAAAGTCTATACCTCACTTCATCT GTGTCAGTGTTTCATGCTTTTGTAGGACCATCAACGTCAAAT GGGCTGCTCACTCCTGTAGATCATTTGCTGGTTGTATGTAATGTCCCTCGTGAGCCATGTGCTGCTACAGGAGTATTGCGGCTACTAAAACCTTTCGGACAAGTTTTCAGAACGCTTGTGTTTAATGGAAACAAG GTGGATGTTGACCAGTGCCTTCGGAACAATAACTGTATCCAGATGGTTTTAGAGATGGAATCTGCAGCGGTTGCTTTATCTGTTTATGAGTGGTCTCAAAAAATCCCTTGCATTTATCACAACCATAATTTGTCTTTTATCAGAGGATCACATATAGAGCTCAATATACCGGAGGTGAAATCAACGTAG